In a single window of the Streptomyces sp. HUAS ZL42 genome:
- a CDS encoding ATP-binding protein: MDCTTCMPRRSWDLAFLAEPEDVAAVRRLLRTHLGLWGLPELIEAAQLCASELVGNVIKHVGPGTPTSLAVSMRGTCLRIEVHDPDARALPSLKEMDADSDTGRGVALVDTIADRWGVQLHPGRKVVWCELATGLTLPNGHLGGEGVTRAEVLPRTSVEARPPRDPNHSRLSMRVAEEAVINAITDLLHWLRAHGCDADEALDRAQTHFEVQIAETQGLLPHGAMLR, translated from the coding sequence ATGGACTGCACCACATGCATGCCGCGTAGGTCGTGGGATCTTGCTTTCCTGGCCGAGCCGGAGGATGTGGCGGCTGTTCGGCGTCTCTTGCGGACCCACCTGGGGCTCTGGGGTCTGCCTGAGTTGATCGAAGCGGCTCAACTCTGCGCCAGCGAGCTTGTGGGCAACGTGATCAAGCATGTTGGTCCCGGTACTCCTACGAGCCTTGCCGTCTCGATGAGGGGCACGTGTCTGCGCATCGAGGTCCATGACCCTGATGCGCGAGCCCTCCCCTCCCTCAAGGAGATGGATGCCGACTCCGACACCGGTCGCGGCGTGGCCCTCGTCGACACGATCGCCGACCGCTGGGGAGTGCAACTCCACCCCGGCCGAAAGGTGGTCTGGTGCGAGTTGGCGACGGGGCTCACCCTGCCGAACGGACACCTGGGCGGGGAGGGCGTCACACGAGCCGAAGTACTGCCGCGCACTTCCGTGGAGGCGCGGCCGCCTCGCGACCCGAACCACAGCAGGTTGAGTATGAGGGTGGCCGAAGAGGCAGTGATCAACGCCATCACAGACCTCCTGCACTGGCTCAGGGCGCACGGCTGCGACGCCGATGAAGCCCTGGATCGCGCGCAGACGCACTTTGAGGTGCAGATCGCGGAAACCCAGGGCCTGCTACCTCACGGAGCCATGCTGAGATGA